The Xiphophorus couchianus chromosome 22, X_couchianus-1.0, whole genome shotgun sequence genome includes the window gtttaatgagaacagtttcctgtgaacagtttcctgtgaacagttcctgtgaacagtttaatgagaacagtttcctgtgaacagttcctctgaacagtttaatgagaacagtttcctgtgaacagttcctctgaacagtttcctctgatcagttcctgtgaacagttcctctgaacagtttcctatGAACAGTTTCgtctgaacagttcctctgaacagtttcctgtgaacagttcctatGAACAGTTTCCtttgaacagttcctctgaacagttcctctgaacagtttcctgtgaacagtttcctgtgaacagttcctctgaacagtttcctctgaacagtttcctctgaacagtttcctctgaacagttcctctgaacagttcctctgaacagtttcctgtgaacagtttcctgtgaacagtttcctgtgaacagtttcctctgaacagtttcctgtgaacatttcctctgaacagtttcctctgaacagtttcctgtgaacagttcctctgaacagtttcctctgaacagttcctctgaacagtttcctgtgaacagtttaatgagaacagtttcctgtgaacagttcctatGAACAGTTTCCtttgaacagttcctctgaacagttcctctgaacagtttcctgtgaacagtttcctctgaacagttcctctgaacagtttaatgagaacagtttcctgtgaacagtttcctgtgaacagttcctctgaacagttcctctgaacagtttcctgtgaacagttcctatgaacagtttcctctgaacagtttcctgtgaacagttcctctgaacagtttaatgtgaacagttcctctgaacagtttcctgtgaacagttcctctgaacagtttcctctgaacagtttcctctgaacagttccctctgaacagttcctgtgaacagtttcctgtgaacagtttaatgagaacagtttcctgtgaacagttcctctgaacagtttaatgagaacagtttcctgtgaacagttcctctgaacagtttcctctgatcagttcctgtgaacagttcctctgaacagtttcctatgaacagtttcctctgaacagttcctctgaacagtttcctctgaacagttcctctgaacagtttcctctgaacagtttcctctgaacagttcctctgaacagtttcctgtgaacagtttaatgagaacagtttcctgtgaacagttcctgtgaacagttcctgtgaacagtttaatgagaacagtttcctgtgaacagtttcctgtgaacagttcctctgaacagtttcctgtgaacagtttcctgtgaacagtttcctctgatcagttcctctgaacagtttcctctgaacagttcctctgaacagtttcctgtgaacagttcctctgaacagtttcctctgaacagttcctctgaacagtttcctctgaacagtttcctgtgaacagtttcctgtgaagagtttcctgtgaacagttcctgtgaaccgtttaatgagaacagtttcctgtgaacagtttaatgagaacagtttcctgtgaacagttcctctgaacagtttcctgtgaacagattcctctgaacagtttctctgaacagtttcctgtgaacagtttcctgtgaacagttcctctgaacagtttcctgtgaacagttcctctgaacagtttcctctgaacagttcctctgaacagttcctctgaacagtttcctctgaacagtttcctgtgaacagttcctctgaacagtttcctgtgaacagttcctgtgaacagttcctctgaacagtttcctgtgaacagttcctgtgaacagttcctctgaacagtttcctgtgaacagtttcctgtgaacagtttcctgtgaacagtttcctgtgaacagttcctctgaacagtttcctctgaacagttcctctgaacagttcctctgaacagtttcctctgaacagtttcctgtgaacagttcctctgaacagtttcctgtgaacagttcctgtgaacagttcctctgaacagtttcctgtgaacagtttcctgtgaacagtttcctgtgaacagtttcctgtgaacagttcctctgaacggttcctgtgaacagtttcctgtgaacagttcctctgaacagtttcctgtgaacagttcctgtgaacagttcctctgaacagtttcctctgaacagtttcctgtgaacagtttcctgtgaacagtttcctgtgaacagttcctctgaacggttcctgtgaacagtttcctgtgaacagtttcctctgaacagttcctctgtgCTCCTGCAGCTCTACAGTCTGGCGTCTCGCTCCAGCAGCCTGAGCGGTCATAAGGTTCAGTTCGTGGCGTTCCCGGCGGCTCTCGCCTTCAGACACAAGTTCATCTACAGGAGCCCGGAGCTGCCAAACATCCTCAGGTAGGCTTTGATCCCAGCCCGAGTGTCTGACTGGAccctggttctgtttggttctgacccgttctgATTGGTTCCAGTGACTTCCTGGGAGCGGCTCACCCCGCCGTGGCGTGACGACGGCTTGTCTTCATGGACCGAACATTCCTGTTAGCATTCCCGACATCCCGGCTGACGGTACGGCTACCACTGTTACCATGGTTACCAGGGTGACCGTGTCCTGTGGGCTGCAGAGCGGAGGTTTTGTTTCTCACCTGCATGGCTCCTCCTCACCGTCGGCAGGAAACTGTTTCCTGTTCTGACttgaaatattaattaaatcTGGTTTTATGTAGCTGAGCCTCCTTCACTGACCTCtgggtggttctggttctggtcgaaCCGGACCTCATCActcctccagaacctccagattTTCAGCAGATTCTCTCCTCTCAACAGTTCCGGTTCTGCAGGATTGAAGAAGCCGGTCCGGTTCTGGTATCATTTGCGCAgcagcaggaaacaggaagtgatgtcattcTTCCTGAATCTGAACCAGTTCTGTTTCCTTACCTCACATCttgtttttaagaaactttgttgagcaaacaggaagtaaacaaaagaacaaatcaaGAATACAATCAGGATATTTAACCAATACGCTAGCTACTAGCATTTCAGCTTCTGCTAAACACCATGTTGACGTAGCGCTTTAGCATCAGCCAAACTGCTGCTTCAGGGTTAGCGCAGCTAGCTTTTTAGCTAGCAGTCCCACCACTGGTTTGGTGCGTTGACCTTTAGACGACCTGACGGTTCTTCATGCTGAAGCTCAGAACTTATTTGTTCCCAAACGGACCCTGAAGGTTCTAAGCCATCTGCTGCTACAGCAGAACCAGTATCAGTTTAAAACTGGACCCGATCTGACCTCAGAGCTGGACTCTCCAGTGAACCTGTATAACCTGACCAGAACCAGTCAGATTTCATGACAGGTTCACAGGTTCATGAGTCCAGAACCAGTGGAGGTTCTGGACCTCAGTTTGACCCCAGATTCTGGAGTCAAACTaagcagaaccacagaaccacagaacctTTGTTCTAGTTTAAAAAGTCATTCTATTCTACTGGACCAATCAGAACATGTTGGCGGTTCTGGAGAGTTCTTCCTCTCTCCATCACCAACAGCGGTTCTGGCCGGGTCGGATGCAAACTGTGCACTGATGCATTCTGGGAAAATCAGACTACAAACTGTGACAACGCCCTGGTTtgtgttcagtttattttattatttcaataaaattataaGCGGGAACAGAGAGGAGCAAAGTTCAGCTGAGCGGTTCTGATCGGTCTGGAGGGAAATCTACCGTCTCTGGATCTAGGTTCTCGGTGAAAATGGGTCAAAGTATCAGAGCTGAAAGACGAGCTCTGATTGGCCAGCTTTCAGCCATTTCCAGGCTTGAAACtttagaaatgtaataaatgtttcatgatCAACTCTGATCTGAATAATTGTAAGTTTGATTTCACAGTTTTAATGTTGGGGAGTGAAGCTTGGGGGGGTGAACTGCTCAGCGTTCAGGTTTCAGATTGTTCCTGAAAGCATCACCCGATCCTCCTGCTGAACATGAACACGTTTGCAGGTCACTGACCCCGCAGCGCCCGCTGCAGGCTCCTCACCTGATGGCTGGGATGGACTGGATGGAGCccggaaacaggaagtgatgcagtTTATCCAGCAGAGGGCGGCGCGCTCACACAAACTACCGCTTACCGTTTGTAAAATGACCCAGTcacaaattaactaaattaaattgaTCATTTAATCTACTATGAGATGAAAACATGAGGAAGGgttattaattaattgatttggCTTAAAAccaaatacttaaatatttaacttaaagataaatatttaacttgctaataAACAATTTAGTTAGATAGTTAACTCGTTAGGTTGCTAATgtttagctctgagctagctGACTATTTAGCTCATAAACTAAATAActgaataacatggtgaaaatatgactttgaaaaatcaCTGATAGATTAAATTATCTAAATTATTGCAGCtaattttttactgttaacTTTACAAACTACTTTACAGTTTGTATCCATCAAGCTCACTAATTGCTCCTAAATCtatcacaaaacagaaacatgtgcttttaaaaaaatgaaaatatttatgtgaCATATATAAATGTCCTAGATGAATAACAAATAACCGGAGAGGTTATAATGTTttcagctagctagctagctgctaGCGAGGTTGTCCAGTTCCGGTTCTCTAATTCAGGGGAGACAAACTTCCACGCTACACTTTCTAAAGGCGATTCTAGAAACTTTAGTTATTAGCAGTTAATAAAAACCAGCAGCGCAGCTCTGCTTTAGTCTAACCTGAACTTTAACCTGGAAGCTGGTGTTGGAATAAAACCATGTTAACTGGTTTAACTGGGAATGGAACGACTGTGTCccaaactgcaaacaaaataaatagaaaaaaaaaatcctaataagGTCATAAACATGACCGCGGACTTATGGTTCAGAAATAAATCCCCAATACTGGGTCAATTCTGTAGGGAAACCCagtgggtcagaaccaggtcAAAGGCAATGCTACTGAATACATGGATAACATAACAATTAATTATTCTGATGTTtatgaaagagaaataattttattcccgaacagaaccagaagaacGTTCTCTGACTGTCGGAATTTAAGGATCAACGGTTCAGAAGCGAAGCGAACCGAACAGACTTGACCTGGACGGTTCGGAACCGAACCGAGCGGTTCTGGTCTCAAACTGATCATCAAAACTTTAGAGATTAAATCAAATGGGATCTAAAATaggagatttaaaataaaaactctggaCCACCGGTGGGAAACGGAGACAGTTGGACTCCTGCACGTTCATATCCAACATGGAGGGACCGGAGGACCGGAGTCCCCGATTTCCTCCGCGGCCTCCGAGCATCCAGAGCCCGCGAAGGGCCTCCAGAGGGCGGCCCAGGAGCGGCGGGGCTCCGGGAGGAGAGAGCCGTCCAGGTGGAGCGGGAAAACACCGGGGCTCCGCCCACTGGGGGAGGAAGGGCGGGGCTATCAGTGGAATGTGGAACAAAGACCGAGAAACACAGTAAGAGGTCTCACTCTGCTGGTTTTTCTCAGGAACGTTTGTTTTAATCCCGAGTTTAAACGGGATCTACATTCTTAGTAACTCAAAAAAAAGATGGTTAATGAGCTGAATTTATGGAGCGATTTCCAATCATTATAACCAACAAAATGCTTTTACACTTTGGGTGTTTAGCAGCAGGTGAAGAGTCCATGTTGGGCATCATTATATATGATCAGATCTACAACTTTCTACTACAATCTACTACATATTTTGTGGAAAGgacacagaaacaataaattgtgttttctacacagctaaaaggaaaaaattccCATCAACTTTCTTTGGAATAAGGTGGATCAAACCAAACATTAAACTTCCTGAATCTTTCTAGAGGTATAATAACATTTGGttattatagaaaaataaaacagttgtaATTTTACAATCTAACATTTTGTCTGGTGAAATTCTTTATTCAGACACAGAAGCGCTCATCCTCAGTCTTTAACATCTCTTATCTGAAtcccagttttattttaaatctctaaaatatattaaaacatgtGAAGAGCTGTGAAATATTAATCGAATCATCTATTAATGCCTGTTAATTCTAAAACATGAACTTccttgtttttggtgtttttagttttatttcatgttcatTAAATGACATAGACTGTTATTTATAGATTTGCACATTGCCATGCtagtttggaaatgttttggtaaataaagtttaaaaaataaaaagtgggaTCAAATCCTGGGTGTAAAGGAGATGTtgatgaggtcagaggtcaaaccgGGTTAGAACCCGACCGAAACCGCAGCTGGAAGTCATCTGACCGCAGGGATCGAACCAAAACTGTAGACTGGACCCAAACGGTTCCGCCGGTCCAAAAGCTCGGAGTGATTCATCTCCTCTCAGAGCAGCTGTGACTCTGTGCGTCATGACGTCAGCGACAGAGCGTCAGCTGCCCTGCTTCTGGCGTGCAGCGTTCAGAATAAAGCGCCTCTCTGTCAGCTGTTCTGGGTCTCGGGTCCGGACGAACTTCCAGGGGTTCCGAGTCCAGGTGAGTCAGTCCGTTCGGAACCGCTCCAGGTAAACGCGTCACGTGATCCCAGCTGGTTCTGATTAGCGATTCTGACGTGTTTCTGTCCGCAATCAGGAGTCGTTTTCATGCAGTTCGTGTTTCCGAACCGGGTCGGTTCTGGTCTGAGCTGCGGATCCAAAAACTCAAGTTGGAGTAGCAACAAGACCAAAACAAGAGTCAAAAGTTTCCACCaagaaagtatttggtaaaacggCGACCCAAGTCCTGAGACTAACgcatcagaacctccatcatttaatattttacatgacGTCATCAAAGATCGACCGAATacaaagttatgtggaaatgttgggAATCATTTtctccaaatcagtttctttcaatataaaacttatgaaacgaAGCAGAATTTTGGGTTAAAACATTTAGTTCTTCATCCAGTGAGCAGCAGAAAATCCACAAACTTTATTCAGTTGAGAGTAAAAATAATTCACTATAACATGACGCAAGTAAAGGTGTCTGgtagtgtagtaaaaatactcaagtaaatgtaactggatTATGTAACACAAtaacggttctggttctggttgagCAGTTGGTTctactggtttcactggtttcatttatttatttcagcaccACCAGGTTATAACACAAAGCTTACAGTAGGTATGgatattaaatcaataaatatgatagacacgtgatcaatTTTAGATCAGAGGAAGATCAGGTATAGATCTGTGATTTATTGGAGGTTTGATGTGAGGAAAGGTTCATCATATCTGGAGACCAGAGAGGGAGACGACCGAGTCCACTGACTGAAGCTAACGGTCTGAGCTAGCGCTGAAGCTAACGGTCTGAGCTAGCGCTAAAGCTACATTCAGACTAACAGCATCAGAGTCAATGTGAAGGTTAAAGTTTTCGCCATGAAGATTTGATCAAGATTTACCAATAAATCAGATCAATTTGATCCAATAGGATGAGGGAGGGAAGAACTGCAGCCGTTAATGGAGTTAATTATTACACCTGAATCAAAGATGGCCGCTCCTCGCTCTGACGaatgtaaaaactgaaataattagaATCTAATCCTGCAGCTGCCAGAATAAATCAATCTGAATCAGAACTCTGAACTTTATGTGTAGTCCGGACcggactggttctggttctgctgacgGCCATGTTGTTTCAGTCAGGATGTCGACGACGTCTCAGAAACACCGCAACTTTGTATCGGAGCCGATGGCGGACAAACCGGTCACGGCGCTGGCCGGGATCGGAGACAGACTGGGCCACAGCCTGATGGAGCAGGGCTACGATAAGGTAGAACCCGACAGAACCGCTCCAGCCCGCAGGGGGCGCTGCCGCTCCAACAGGCACTGCGCATGAACCTTTTGCTTAAAATGTGAAGGCTTGACCCGGTTTGAcccctggttctggttctgaaccatCAGTGCCTGCagggatcagaaccaggactgCATCAGGTCCAAATGGGTCAGCCCTGAGCTGAACCTCTGAcccgacccggttctgtttCCAGGCCTACGTGGTTCTGGGTCAGTTCCTGCTGCTCAGGAAAGACACGGAGCTGTTCTGCTATTGGCTGAAGGACGTCACGGCAGCCAATAGCATGCAGGCTGATGACTGCGCCCAGTGCCTGAAGGAGTGGTGCGACGCCTTCCTGTGAGGACGCCGCGCCCATCACACAGAGGCCCCGCCCCTCCAGAGGCCCCGCCCCTCCAGTTCCCGCCCTGCGTTGCTGTTCTGAGCTGCCAGATTTTCTCCTCTTTATTCTGTAAAAGTTTGTCATtaaatctttttgcccagatgTTTGTCTGATTCCTGATGAAGGTCGCCATTCGTCTGAGCTGCAGGTTCAGCAGGTGAGGGGATCCCTGACAGGTTTGGATCAGAGTTCTGGTCCAAAGTTTCCGAACCGTCTGGAGGTAAGGAGCCTCAGAACGGACTGAAGGTTCTGGAGCTCCTCCTTCGGCCCCAGAACcttctagatcaggggtctccCAGTCCCGTCCTCACGGGCTGCCATGCTGCAACTTCTAGCTGCGTCTCTGCTCCAAGACGGCTGAATTCCCTCAGCGGCGTCCATTCAGCTCTGCAATGGGCCGGTACCGGTACCGAGCTGTTGGTCTGGTCCAGATGTGttgagcagagctgcaggacggtagcccttgaggactggactgGGAGACCCCGGATGTCAGCAGAAGGTCCAGAATCTGACAGCAGGGAGCTAAGCTAGCATCAAAACTAGCATTAATGCTAGCATCAAaagtgttagcttagcattaaAGCTAAGCTAACTCCATCAGAGTCAGCATGACGTTAAAATCTCCCAATATCGATCTGAtcaatatttaccaataaatCAGATCTAAACTTCAGTAAGAAACTAAACAGActgcaggggtcaaagttcacagctttattcacaaagaaaacccaaaaaaaccagaaccagtccaAGAGTCCAATTAGTACCGTTCAGAACCAGACCTGGTCTTGTCCTGTCCTGTCTGCAGACCCGTCGGTACCGCTCAgcggttctggtccagaaccGACCCAGAAAGTGAGGTCATAGGTCACAGCTTCTGTTCGTCTCCATGGCGCCTTGATGATCcagctgcaggtcagaggtcgccTGGATGTGTAGAgcccttcagaataaaagcatcaGTGTCTCCTGAGGGCCTCCAGGTGCTGGAAGGCGGCGCCGAGGGCCCAGCTGGCCTCCACCTGGCGGACGGTCCGGGCCAGCTGCAGAACCAGAGCACAGGACGGGTCGGttccgggtcagaaccgggtcagagtGTTCTGGAGGTCCGTACTCACCCTGAGCTGCTTGTGGGCCGGGAAGCCGAGCTCCTGCAGCAGAACCGAGATGTAGACCAGGTCCAGACACAGAAACGGGTTCTGGAGGTCCGGCGGGCCGCGGCACACTGGAGACAGccgaccaatcagagacaggcaGCGGGTCACATGACTTCCCGGAGGCTTTTTATATGAAGTGATGTAGTTTAACAAATTCATCCGgtgttttagaaaatgtgtttctgtatttaataacagataaaaatgttttttccatttgataTAAAAAAGGTTTGGCAGAGTCAGCTGGGTTAGCAAAACCTAATGAACgacagcaaacattttaatataaagaaatgtttaacattCTGTAAAAATCTGCTCTGGAAGaacctccaggttctggttctgctggacccGACTCCTAATTCTGATGAAGTTAACAGCAGGGTGTGGAAGCTGCAGCCAGGGGGCGCCCTCTCACCTCTCTCGGCAGCCTGGCCGTAGTCCGACACTCTGATGGTTCCGCCCGCCGCCTcatctgcagaaccagaaccagaacgtgAGAAACCAGCACTgaggttctgatccaaacagaaccagaacccgtcTCATCCTGGGTCCGCAGGAGGTCCGGTCCTCTCcagcctgacctctgacctctgtgtgCCAACATGGATCTGCTCCTCCTGTCTGTTGtcctgaccaatcagagcgcagCGTGCTGTAACCAGGGGAAACGGCTCTGAGTCAGGTAAGACTGATCAGGACCAACCAGGTGAAACGATCCGACCGATTCTGGAGGGTTTTAATCCTGGAAGCTGATTGGCcagaagcagccaatcagcagccagTTTAACCAGTCAGTGTGTTGCTGCTTTACCAGTTTTCAAATATACCCGGAAAATATTAAATCCCTCAGCTGGTATCGACAGGGTTTAATATACTCTaaatttgcagattttatattgaaaatgttgattttcattttgtcaaatgcaatAATAAGTTTATGAGAAGAAGCTGCTTATCCAGTTATTGTGCCACTAAAAGGGAGGATATCCTGAGAGACTGTAACCattgaaatatttatctttttccaaagtaaaagaaatgcagtttaaaatgataaacaaaatgTATCCAACTAATAACTTCCTGAGGTTTAAAATGGATTTGGATAAATGTGAACTGTAAAAAAGCAACTAAAGATTTAGATCATCTGTTTTTCACATGTGAAATTCTTCACCAGTTCATCTGAAGCCACGGTTCACAAGAGTTTAATCAATGACCAAATCATTGATTATtgtataaataatgttttattagccaaatgtcacttttttaaaactattcctACTTTTATACAGTGGAAGAATaagttacatttgttttctaatCTTTGTTTGTTGAAGCTGAAAAATGCTTTgaagttgatcttttttctaACTTTCATGTTTCgccctgttttatttatttacttgtttttctctAAGTTGTTTATTCGTGTTGCCCAGCTAAAGTGTTTAAGTTGCCTGTTCTGTTTTCTaccgtttgtttttgttctcttggCCTTTATGTGTTTACGGTGAATTCATAATGTAAACATTATGGTACCTTAATCAAGTTGATtgtatatgtttatataaataacgataataaaaaaagttttgccaGTTTCCTTCCAAGCTAAGCAAAATGTAGCGATGGATGCTAAGATGCTAACCCTTGCAAACCGCTCAGAAACAATATGGAAACCAACACTAAATCAGATCCATCGCTGCAAACTGATGGATCAATAATCAATGATCAATAATCCAAACAGTTATTGATTTCTAATCACTGATTTCTCTAACTGTTTCATCAGCTGCTCCACTGAACACAGACTGATTACTTAGCAGGAGCTAAATCAGAGCTCTGGACTCTTCGAACCTCACCAGGACGTTATGGCGATAACAGACGGTTAGATCTAAATGTAGCTTGATTAGCAGACATCACTAGCCGAGCCAGAGCCACTGCTGCTCTCCGTACCGATGGCCTGGAGGTCGACGGCGCGGTCGTAGTAGAAGGAGAAGGCGTAGAAGTCGACGTCCGCCGCCTCAGGCGCCGCGCTCAGCTTCCTGTACAGAACCTTCTGGATTTTGTTCAGGCACGCCTCGTAAACCGGCTCCCCTGGAAACGGAGACAGCACTCAGGTTCCTACCCGTTGCATGCTGGGAAATCTCACAGACCAATCAGATGCCTCTACCTTCCTTCTGGCCCTTCAGGGTGTAGATGACGTCAGCGTGTTCCCAGCTTCCCGAGAACTCTGGAGCAAGGCAGGGGCTGACCCGCTcagtgctgccccctgctgcAGGAACACAGAAACACATGCTAGCC containing:
- the LOC114138073 gene encoding barrier-to-autointegration factor A-like isoform X2, which codes for MTSATERQLPCFWRAAFRIKRLSVSCSGSRVRTNFQGFRVQAYVVLGQFLLLRKDTELFCYWLKDVTAANSMQADDCAQCLKEWCDAFL
- the LOC114138073 gene encoding barrier-to-autointegration factor A-like isoform X1, with the protein product MSTTSQKHRNFVSEPMADKPVTALAGIGDRLGHSLMEQGYDKAYVVLGQFLLLRKDTELFCYWLKDVTAANSMQADDCAQCLKEWCDAFL